In one Parageobacillus genomosp. 1 genomic region, the following are encoded:
- the rlmD gene encoding 23S rRNA (uracil(1939)-C(5))-methyltransferase RlmD, translated as MAKVEVPVAKNEYYDVTFEDLTHDGLGVAKIDGFPVFVKNGLPGEKAKIKVIKVKKGYGYGRLMELHEQSPDRVAPLCPIYKQCGGCQLQHLSYEGQLKAKQKHVKEVMARIGKLENVIVHPVIGMNDPWRYRNKAQVPVGEREGGLVAGFYQERSHEIIDMDACLIQQEMNDIVVQTVKKICEKYKVPAYNEVTHKGVLRHIMARYGAVTKEVMVVLITRTEELPHKKKIVQEIIDSVPNVKSIIQNINPKKTNVIMGDETKVLWGAECIYDYIGDIKFAISARSFYQVNPEQTKVLYEKALEYAQLTGEETVVDAYCGIGTISLFLAKKAKKVYGVEVVPEAIEDAKRNAQLNGITNVEFAVGEAEAVIPKWYEQGIHADCIVVDPPRKGCDEALLQTIIAMKPARVVYVSCNPATLARDLRILEDGGYQTIEVQPVDMFPHTAHVECVSRLVLKND; from the coding sequence ATGGCCAAAGTCGAAGTTCCAGTAGCTAAAAATGAATATTATGATGTAACATTTGAAGATTTAACACATGACGGTTTAGGAGTGGCTAAAATTGACGGGTTTCCCGTTTTTGTCAAAAACGGGCTGCCGGGCGAGAAGGCGAAAATCAAAGTTATCAAAGTGAAAAAAGGATATGGCTACGGACGCCTTATGGAGTTGCATGAGCAAAGCCCGGATCGCGTCGCGCCTCTGTGCCCGATTTACAAGCAGTGCGGCGGCTGCCAGCTGCAGCACTTAAGCTACGAAGGGCAGCTCAAAGCGAAACAGAAACATGTGAAAGAAGTGATGGCGCGCATCGGCAAATTGGAAAATGTCATCGTTCATCCTGTCATCGGCATGAACGACCCGTGGCGCTATCGCAACAAAGCGCAAGTGCCTGTCGGCGAGCGCGAAGGCGGGCTAGTCGCGGGGTTTTACCAAGAGCGCAGCCACGAAATTATCGATATGGATGCTTGTCTCATCCAGCAAGAGATGAACGACATTGTCGTACAGACCGTGAAAAAGATTTGTGAAAAATACAAGGTGCCTGCCTATAACGAAGTGACGCATAAAGGGGTGCTCCGCCATATTATGGCGCGTTACGGGGCAGTGACAAAAGAAGTGATGGTCGTCCTCATTACGCGCACGGAAGAGTTGCCACATAAAAAGAAAATTGTGCAAGAAATTATTGACTCCGTGCCAAATGTAAAATCGATTATCCAAAACATTAACCCAAAAAAGACGAATGTGATTATGGGTGACGAGACGAAAGTATTGTGGGGAGCCGAATGCATTTACGATTACATCGGTGACATTAAATTCGCGATCTCGGCTCGTTCTTTCTATCAAGTCAATCCCGAGCAGACGAAAGTGTTGTATGAAAAAGCGTTGGAGTATGCGCAATTAACGGGAGAAGAAACGGTCGTGGACGCCTACTGCGGCATCGGCACCATTTCCTTGTTTTTAGCGAAAAAAGCGAAAAAAGTATACGGGGTGGAAGTCGTACCGGAAGCGATTGAAGATGCCAAGCGCAACGCGCAATTAAACGGCATCACCAACGTTGAATTTGCCGTCGGCGAGGCGGAAGCGGTCATTCCGAAATGGTACGAACAAGGTATCCACGCCGATTGCATCGTCGTCGATCCGCCACGCAAAGGCTGTGACGAAGCCTTGTTGCAAACGATCATCGCCATGAAGCCAGCGCGCGTTGTGTACGTTTCCTGCAACCCGGCGACATTGGCAAGGGATTTACGAATCCTCGAAGACGGCGGGTATCAAACGATCGAAGTGCAGCCGGTTGACATGTTTCCGCATACCGCGCATGTGGAGTGTGTTTCACGGCTAGTGTTAAAAAATGATTGA
- a CDS encoding diacylglycerol kinase, whose translation MKRARIIYNPTSGRELFKRHLPEVLVQLEKAGYETSCHATTGAGDATEAARKAVEREFDLVVAAGGDGTINEVVNGIADQDYRPKLGIIPVGTTNDFARAIGVPRSIEGACDIIANGEAVPIDIGCVMNEGKTRYFINIAGGGRLTELTYEVPSKLKTMLGQLAYYLKGIEMLPSIKATEARIEYDGKVFEGEIMLFLVSLTNSVGGFEKLAPDSSLNDGMFDLIILKKTNLAEFIRLVTLAARGEHINDPNLIYTKANRIKVMSPMQLNLDGEFGGMLPGEFVNLYRHLEVFVSKEKAEQMRTGY comes from the coding sequence ATGAAGCGTGCAAGGATCATTTACAATCCAACGTCAGGTCGGGAATTATTTAAACGGCATTTGCCGGAAGTATTAGTACAATTGGAAAAAGCGGGATATGAAACATCATGCCATGCGACGACAGGGGCGGGAGACGCGACGGAAGCGGCCCGCAAAGCGGTCGAGCGCGAATTTGACTTAGTGGTGGCTGCTGGCGGGGACGGAACGATCAACGAAGTCGTCAACGGGATTGCCGATCAAGATTATCGTCCAAAACTTGGCATTATTCCGGTCGGCACGACGAACGATTTCGCCCGCGCGATCGGCGTGCCGCGTTCGATTGAAGGGGCATGCGACATTATCGCCAACGGAGAAGCTGTTCCGATCGATATCGGCTGCGTCATGAATGAAGGAAAAACCCGCTATTTTATTAATATTGCCGGCGGCGGCCGTTTAACCGAACTAACCTATGAAGTGCCAAGCAAATTAAAAACAATGCTCGGTCAGCTTGCTTACTATTTAAAAGGAATTGAAATGCTTCCGTCGATCAAGGCGACAGAAGCGCGCATTGAATATGACGGCAAAGTGTTTGAAGGCGAAATTATGCTCTTTTTAGTGTCGCTGACGAACTCGGTCGGCGGTTTTGAAAAGCTGGCGCCGGATTCGTCTTTAAATGACGGCATGTTTGATTTAATTATTTTAAAGAAAACGAATTTGGCCGAGTTTATCCGGCTTGTAACGCTCGCGGCGCGCGGCGAACATATTAATGATCCAAATCTCATTTATACGAAAGCAAACCGCATTAAAGTGATGTCGCCGATGCAGTTAAATTTAGACGGCGAGTTCGGCGGCATGCTTCCGGGGGAATTCGTCAATTTGTACCGGCACTTGGAAGTATTTGTATCTAAAGAAAAAGCAGAACAAATGAGGACAGGGTACTAA
- a CDS encoding flotillin family protein, producing MTPLLVVIGVVVLLLIGLIAIFVTRYRTVGPDEALIVTGSYLGSKNVHVDESGNKIKIVRGGGTFVLPIFQQAEPLSLLSIKLDVQTPEVYTEQGVPVMADGVAIIKVGSSIGEIATAAEQFLGKTRQDMENEAKEVLEGHLRSILGSMTVEEIYKNRDKFSQEVQRVASQDLAKMGLVIVSFTIKDVRDKNGYLDALGKPRIAQVKRDADIATAEAEKETRIKRAEADKEARKAELERLTEIAEAEKINQLKLAEFRREQDIAKARADQAYHLEEAKAKQEVTEQQMQIKIIERQKQIELEEKEILRRERQYDSEVKKKADAERYAIEQAAAAEKAKLMAEADAQKYRIEAMAKAEAERIRLDGLAKAEAEKAKGEAEAEIIRLKGLAEAEAKQKIAEAFERYGQAAILDMIIKMLPEYAKQVASPLANIDKITIVDTGSNSTNGGANRITGYATNLMASLQETLKASTGIDVKQLLENFAAKGNVEPPSAQASEDAAEQRKTAGQ from the coding sequence ATGACGCCTTTGTTAGTGGTCATTGGAGTGGTTGTGCTGCTTCTTATCGGATTGATCGCTATTTTTGTCACCCGTTACCGTACGGTTGGGCCGGATGAGGCGCTCATTGTAACAGGCAGTTATTTAGGAAGCAAAAATGTGCATGTCGATGAATCCGGCAATAAAATTAAAATTGTCCGCGGCGGCGGCACGTTTGTCCTGCCGATTTTCCAGCAGGCGGAACCGCTCAGCTTGCTTTCTATTAAACTAGATGTGCAAACGCCGGAAGTGTATACGGAACAAGGCGTGCCTGTCATGGCGGACGGCGTGGCCATCATTAAAGTCGGCAGTTCGATCGGCGAGATTGCTACAGCGGCGGAACAATTTTTAGGAAAAACACGCCAGGATATGGAAAATGAAGCGAAAGAAGTGTTAGAAGGGCATCTTCGCTCCATTCTCGGTTCGATGACGGTTGAGGAAATTTATAAAAACCGCGATAAATTTTCGCAAGAAGTGCAGCGCGTCGCTTCGCAAGACTTGGCGAAAATGGGGCTTGTCATCGTTTCGTTTACAATTAAAGATGTGCGCGATAAAAACGGCTATTTAGATGCGCTCGGAAAACCGCGCATCGCCCAAGTGAAGCGCGACGCCGATATCGCGACGGCGGAAGCGGAAAAAGAAACGCGCATTAAACGCGCGGAAGCGGATAAAGAAGCGCGCAAGGCGGAGCTTGAGCGCCTAACGGAAATCGCCGAGGCGGAAAAAATTAATCAATTGAAGCTTGCCGAATTCCGCCGTGAACAAGATATTGCCAAAGCGCGCGCCGATCAGGCGTACCATTTGGAAGAAGCAAAAGCGAAACAGGAAGTCACCGAGCAGCAAATGCAAATTAAAATTATCGAGCGGCAAAAACAAATCGAGCTCGAAGAAAAAGAAATTCTGCGCCGCGAACGGCAATATGACTCGGAAGTGAAGAAAAAGGCGGACGCCGAACGCTATGCGATCGAACAGGCCGCAGCGGCAGAAAAAGCGAAGTTAATGGCCGAAGCGGACGCGCAAAAATACCGGATCGAAGCGATGGCGAAAGCGGAAGCGGAGCGCATCCGCCTCGATGGGTTGGCAAAAGCGGAAGCGGAAAAAGCCAAAGGGGAAGCCGAAGCAGAAATTATCCGCCTGAAAGGTTTGGCGGAAGCCGAGGCAAAACAAAAAATCGCCGAAGCGTTCGAACGTTATGGTCAAGCGGCGATTCTCGACATGATTATCAAAATGCTTCCAGAATACGCGAAACAAGTGGCGAGCCCGCTTGCCAACATCGATAAAATTACGATTGTGGATACGGGTTCTAATAGCACAAACGGCGGTGCGAACCGCATTACCGGCTATGCGACCAATTTAATGGCCAGCCTGCAGGAAACATTGAAAGCTTCCACGGGGATCGATGTGAAACAATTGCTAGAAAACTTTGCGGCGAAAGGAAATGTGGAACCGCCAAGTGCCCAAGCGAGTGAAGACGCGGCGGAGCAACGGAAAACAGCAGGGCAATAA
- a CDS encoding BclA C-terminal domain-containing protein produces MSKHGKENCNGNNKPRVRCDCTNGQAVIVHGPGSAGPPGPPGPPGPPGPPGPGGLSEYAYIYNLTPQTVAVEAPVIFDSNGIITPGITHVPGTAPIIVNTPGDYEVTFSVSGTESNQFALFLNGVPVPETVYGSGAGTQQNNGQAIIAIAAGDVLTLHNHSSAAAVGLASVVGGTQANVNASIVIKKLN; encoded by the coding sequence TTGTCAAAACATGGGAAAGAAAATTGTAATGGTAACAATAAGCCAAGGGTAAGATGTGATTGTACTAATGGGCAAGCGGTGATAGTGCATGGACCTGGATCAGCAGGACCTCCAGGACCTCCGGGACCTCCGGGACCTCCGGGACCACCAGGTCCAGGTGGATTATCCGAATACGCCTATATTTACAACTTAACTCCTCAAACGGTAGCTGTAGAGGCTCCTGTCATTTTTGATTCAAATGGAATAATTACACCTGGAATTACGCATGTCCCAGGAACCGCTCCAATTATAGTTAACACTCCGGGAGACTACGAGGTTACTTTCTCCGTGTCGGGTACAGAATCCAACCAATTCGCACTATTTTTAAATGGCGTGCCGGTTCCGGAAACAGTCTACGGTTCAGGTGCCGGCACTCAGCAAAACAACGGTCAGGCTATAATCGCCATAGCAGCCGGCGATGTTCTTACCCTTCATAATCATTCTTCTGCTGCAGCGGTTGGCCTTGCGTCTGTGGTAGGAGGCACACAAGCAAACGTAAACGCTTCTATTGTTATAAAAAAATTAAATTAG
- a CDS encoding heterocycloanthracin/sonorensin family bacteriocin, whose translation MLGLDDFVADEVMVWDPQTQSYIIEDARQFGGRCGGRCGGRCGGQCFGRCGGQCFGRCGGQCFGRCGGQCFGRCGGQCFGRCFNCFSCFHCWGGGFGGGFGGTF comes from the coding sequence ATGTTAGGTTTGGATGATTTCGTGGCGGATGAGGTGATGGTTTGGGATCCTCAAACTCAGTCCTATATTATTGAGGATGCTCGTCAATTTGGCGGGCGTTGTGGTGGACGTTGCGGAGGACGCTGTGGTGGACAGTGTTTTGGCCGTTGTGGAGGACAGTGCTTTGGTCGTTGTGGAGGACAGTGCTTTGGCCGTTGTGGAGGACAGTGCTTTGGCCGTTGCGGTGGACAGTGTTTTGGCCGTTGTTTCAACTGCTTTAGCTGCTTCCATTGCTGGGGGGGCGGTTTTGGGGGAGGTTTTGGCGGAACTTTCTAG
- a CDS encoding DUF4368 domain-containing protein, with translation MQKFIGGDISKEDYHDFVCMVQDKLQQLESEKAEIKKAMVDSQSIADLSTIRKQLDEFLSFKTLTTEMVLRFIERIEVDNNQKVKIYYKFALIERVKV, from the coding sequence TTGCAGAAATTCATCGGCGGGGACATTTCAAAGGAAGATTATCACGACTTTGTTTGCATGGTACAAGACAAGTTACAACAACTAGAGAGTGAAAAAGCAGAAATAAAAAAAGCGATGGTTGACAGTCAGTCCATCGCCGATCTATCAACCATCAGAAAACAATTAGATGAATTTCTATCCTTCAAAACGCTTACCACTGAAATGGTTTTACGGTTTATTGAACGGATAGAAGTAGATAACAACCAAAAAGTTAAAATTTACTACAAGTTTGCGCTGATTGAGCGTGTAAAAGTTTAA